The following coding sequences are from one Aethina tumida isolate Nest 87 chromosome 2, icAetTumi1.1, whole genome shotgun sequence window:
- the LOC109600230 gene encoding uncharacterized protein LOC109600230: MRELLKNKLWLLSSAALLVLPLYTWRRLIKSYRKEIHNYENDILFHNRHNCVVMYSPKKGMSGWPPNTGRVKPKIVDGIGTLFEPIIYFINTATQTLDIAMMILSFNGVLNALVEANKRGVKIRLLLNYNHAEGFLNNYRKLIKEGIKIQFYIQNSKLDIIMHYKYMLKDYSDSGGFVSMGSMNLTKSSCLNNFEDIVFTSNEYVVESIHENFEECWNYICTENKSKDYNKAILAQKNLL; the protein is encoded by the exons ATGAGGGAACTCTTGAAGAATAAACTGTGGTTATTATCTTCCGCCGCACTTTTGGTTCTTCCTTTATACACGTGGAGACGTCTGATTAAAAGTTATAGGAAAGAGATTCACAATTACGAGAATGATATTCTCTTCCACAATCGCCACAATTGTGTTGTGATGTATTCCCCTAAAAAGGGAATGAGTGGTTGGCCCCCTAATACCGGTAGGGTAAAGCCCAAGATAGTAGATGGTATTGGTACATTATTTGAACCGatcatttactttattaacacTGCCACACAAACATTAGATATAGCTATGatgattttaagttttaacgGAGTACTGAATGCTCTAGTGGAAGCTAATAAGCGTGGTGTAAAAATTAGGCTGTTACTCAATTACAATCACGCAGAaggctttttaaataattacagaaaGTTGATAAAAGAAG gCATTAAGATCCAATTCTACAtccaaaattctaaattggACATTATTATGCATTACAAATACATGTTGAAAGATTACAGCGATTCAGGTGGATTTGTTTCCATGGGATCCATGAACTTAACTAAATCATCAtgtcttaataattttgaagacaTTGTGTTCACTTCTAATGAATATGTTGTTGAATCTATACATGAAAATTTTGAGGAATGCTGGAATTACATTTGCacagaaaataaaagtaaagatTATAATAAAGCAATACTtgcacaaaaaaatttattgtaa
- the LOC109600228 gene encoding SPRY domain-containing SOCS box protein 3: protein MFFEMPVDNSDTNKFCTKACLAALNAGFLLCKCGQEMKRYEWKFQLPEIGSNVELKKNKKYVLFHPPESEGTALVTSNTPFEKDRHYYWEVKALTELSGVDVMIGVGTGRVNYDQLAEQCSLLGLDANSWGYSYRGVIQHDKVKQDYGIPFGVGCLVGVHLDMWLGTLEYYVNRRARGVAFKGLKKHKMLYPMMSATNYSIFRTICTVSVSTSLELYCLKAVMKHPQLYQTYRCELPQIAEQLERKYFWLQPSNEVLSKIAIRRRMRKRSFELSDEELSPYSTVSANDLIKRFKS, encoded by the coding sequence atgttcttCGAAATGCCAGTGGACAATTCGGACACCAACAAATTCTGTACGAAAGCTTGCCTGGCAGCACTGAACGCAGGATTCCTGTTGTGCAAATGTGGCCAGGAAATGAAACGCTACGAGTGGAAGTTCCAGTTGCCGGAAATCGGATCCAACGTTGAACtaaaaaagaataagaaaTACGTACTGTTCCATCCTCCCGAAAGTGAAGGTACCGCCTTAGTAACCAGCAACACACCCTTCGAAAAAGACAGACACTACTACTGGGAGGTGAAGGCGCTGACCGAACTGTCCGGCGTCGATGTTATGATTGGCGTCGGTACGGGACGCGTCAATTACGACCAGTTGGCTGAGCAGTGCAGCCTGTTGGGCCTCGATGCGAATTCGTGGGGTTATTCTTACAGAGGTGTCATTCAGCACGATAAGGTGAAGCAGGACTACGGGATTCCGTTCGGGGTTGGGTGTCTTGTAGGTGTGCACCTGGACATGTGGCTGGGTACTCTCGAGTACTACGTCAATAGACGGGCTCGTGGTGTCGCCTTTAAAGGCCTTAAAAagcataaaatgttatatccAATGATGAGTGCTACTAACTATTCGATTTTTAGAACGATTTGTACCGTGTCGGTGAGTACAAGTTTGGAATTGTACTGTTTGAAGGCTGTGATGAAGCACCCGCAGCTGTATCAGACGTACAGGTGTGAGTTGCCGCAAATCGCTGAACAACTAGAAAGGAAGTACTTTTGGTTGCAACCCTCTAATGAAGTACTATCGAAGATAGCGATTAGAAGACGAATGAGGAAGAGGAGTTTTGAATTATCTGATGAAGAACTATCACCTTACTCGACCGTATCTgcaaatgatttaataaaacggtttaaaagttaa
- the LOC109600237 gene encoding 28S ribosomal protein S35, mitochondrial → MILRNLDKRSILKQVEKQLICHYSSAAEAAADSKVEEFKALNLKHVKGQVIQKKQPRKLEILSPRSKQMAVDQDWGNVWPGPRSFHPATVPLPLRQGYVEKGAPPDKYANAELMKIPNFLHLTPPVIKRQCEALKQFCTPWPEGLDTEEKTISNFPIEVITSNYCQSSPTIRNPLSRIVTLKIKVSSLNFNERAKDKLLRLVGDRYDEATDILTIVTDRCPLRKQNYDYAMYLLTALYHESLKVEPWEQLKSEADMEYYDWNNNQSKKSVEEIFAKPADQIPNIKTYSEAVSNLMNEGENDYTLTKYGEAVKQLLNLSK, encoded by the exons ATGATTTTGAGAAATTTGGATAAAAGGAGTATTTTAAAGCAGGTTGAAAAGCAACTAATTTGTCATTATTCTAGTGCGGCCGAAGCAGCCGCAGATTCAAAag TCGAAGAATTCAAAGCTTTAAACTTGAAACATGTGAAAGGACAAGTCATTCAAAAAAAACAGCCCAGAAAACTGGAAATACTATCTCCaag ATCCAAACAAATGGCTGTTGATCAAGATTGGGGAAATGTTTGGCCAGGTCCCAGGTCGTTTCATCCAGCTACTGTGCCACTGCCGTTGCGACAGGGTTATGTTGAAAAAGGGGCACCACCGGATAAATATGCAAATGCTGAGCTGATGAAGATACCAAACTTCTTGCATTTGACACCTCCAGTAATTAAAAGACAATGTGAGGCATTAAAACAGTTCTGCACTCCTTGGCCAGAAGGCTTGGACACTGAAGAGAAAACAATAAGTAATTTCCCTATTGAAGTAATTACCAGTAATTACTGCCAGTCATCACCAACAATTAGAAATCCTTTGTCAAGGATTGTTACACTGAAAATTAAGGTGtcttctttaaatttcaacgAAAGAGCTAAAGATAAATTGTTAAGATTAGTTGGTGACAGATATGATGAGGCAactgatattttaacaatagttACAGACCGTTGTCCATTAAGGAAACAAAACTATGATTATGCCATGTATTTACTAACAGCATTGTATCATGAGTCACTG AAAGTTGAACCTTGGGAGCAATTAAAATCTGAAGCTGACATGGAATATTATGATTGGAATAATAATCAATCCAAAAAATCAGTGGAGGAGATTTTTGCTAAACCAGCTGATCAAATACCAAATATAAAGACATATTCTGAGGCAGTCAGCAATTTAATGAATGaag gtGAAAATGATTACACCCTAACAAAATATGGTGAAGCAGtgaaacaacttttaaacctaTCAAAATAA
- the LOC109600225 gene encoding SPRY domain-containing SOCS box protein 3 isoform X1: MTFEMPVDNSNTNKFCRENCIERITNGILLCRCGEDRNHFEWKFQRPESALNVVLSNNDKDVLFHPERSEGTAVVKGGKPFERDKHYYWEVKIVSPLYGSDVMVGIGTGRINYQNLMGNFCSFLGLDAESWGYSYRGTVQHDQEKRNYGISFGIGCLVGVYLDMWKGSLEYYVNRRPRGVAFENLRKHSTLYPMLSSTAAESLIRLTCSASASASLQLHCLKVVMKHPHLYRTYRNELPQIAEHFESKYFWLQPSNEGNNETVTSEEEEKD, translated from the coding sequence ATGACCTTCGAGATGCCCGTAGATAATTCCAACACCAACAAATTTTGTAGGGAGAATTGCATTGAAAGAATCACGAATGGTATTTTGTTGTGTAGATGTGGCGAGGATAGGAATCACTTTGAATGGAAGTTCCAAAGGCCAGAGTCCGCGTTGAATGTTGTGCTGTCGAATAATGATAAAGACGTGCTCTTCCATCCGGAGAGAAGTGAAGGCACCGCCGTGGTGAAAGGCGGCAAACCTTTCGAAAGGGATAAACATTACTATTGGGAAGTTAAGATAGTGTCCCCTCTTTATGGTTCGGATGTTATGGTTGGCATAGGGACGGGACGAATCAATTATCAGAATTTGATGGGCAACTTCTGCAGCTTCCTTGGTTTGGATGCGGAATCGTGGGGCTATTCTTACCGAGGTACCGTTCAACACGATCAGGAGAAGCGGAACTATGGAATTTCGTTCGGGATTGGGTGTCTTGTGGGTGTGTACTTGGACATGTGGAAAGGGAGTCTTGAATATTACGTCAACAGACGTCCTCGTGGTGTTGCTTTTGAAAACCTAAGAAAACATTCAACATTGTATCCAATGTTGAGCTCTACCGCAGCGGAGTCGTTGATCAGGTTGACTTGTTCGGCTTCAGCAAGTGCGAGTTTACAATTACACTGTTTGAAGGTCGTGATGAAACATCCGCATCTGTACCGGACGTACCGAAATGAATTACCGCAAATAGCTGAACATTTCGAAAGCAAGTATTTCTGGTTGCAACCCTCAAATGAAGGAAATAACGAAACGGTGACTTCGGAGGAAGAGGAGAAGGACTAA
- the LOC109600236 gene encoding seipin isoform X1, with the protein MFGLLSSLVTFVKLGPRQFIRQKVKLPFIKFIHDTVNVYKSRTKAGVNNIRDILFRGIVIATITAVLVWLSIFMYVAFYYVYVPTISHERPVHLKFKSCSEMTRCDPHKDVCSYPSAHVALTKRQQLLMSGQPYQIHLDLEMPESPKNRDLGMFMVCADFRSGDGELIASSCRSTMLHYRGVLLDTIYKLIFSPLYVLGTAEEKQHIVVELFSDFEDKELQPVTDIYIEVQSKKIEIYSAKFLLNANFAGLRYVMFNWSGLSAVIGITANLFFIALVCLLSWYQIINSEEYLNFLRKNDNTNSETVTKDTIDEHLGEEEENGYSMLAYIGSIYMSPIYFMFDFIVALKRQYVQMTTIPKRIISYRPKSYAITSRQRSFKRQTTTEIKCGKCKKEICALHRKGNCVECLKSIDDVKHDMIKQ; encoded by the exons ATGTTCGGTTTATTGTCATCGTTAGTGACGTTCGTCAAATTGGGGCCCAGACAATTCATTCGTCAAAAGGTGAAACTGCCCTTCATTAAGTTTATCCATGACACAGTTAACGTTTATAAATCAAGAACAAAAGCTGgggtaaataatataagggatattttatttaggggTATTGTCATCGCTACTATCACAGCGGTGCTAGTGTGGCtatctatatttatgtatgtgGCCTTTTATTATGTGTATGTTCCTACAATATCTCACGAAAGACCAGTGCACTTGAAATTCAA ATCTTGTTCTGAAATGACTAGGTGTGATCCACATAAAGATGTGTGTAGTTATCCCTCGGCACATGTTGCACTGACAAAGCGGCAACAACTTCTAATGTCAGGCCAGCCCTATCAAATCCACTTGGATTTGGAAATGCCTGAGTCACCCAAAAATAGAGACTTAG gcATGTTTATGGTTTGTGCTGACTTTAGAAGTGGTGATGGTGAATTAATAGCAAGCTCGTGTAGATCAACTATGCTACATTATCGAGGAGTTTTGCTTGACaccatatataaattaatatttagtccCCTCTATGTATTAGGAACAGCCGAAGAAAAGCAACATATTGTTGTTGAGCTGTTTTCTGATTTTGAGGATAAGGAG ttacAACCAGTAACAGATATATACATAGAGGTGCAATCGAAAAAGATTGAAATATATTCAGCGAAATTTCTACTCAATGCAAACTTCGCTGGTCTTAGATATGTTATGTTCAATTGGTCTGGTCTCTCTGCTGTAATAG gtATAACTGCCAATTTGTTCTTCATCGCTCTGGTCTGCCTTCTTAGTTggtatcaaattattaattccgaGGAGTACCTAAATTTCCTGAGAAAGAATGATAATACAAATTCTGAAACAGTTACCAAAGAca caATAGACGAACATCTTGGAGAGGAGGAGGAAAATGGTTACTCCATGTTGGCTTACATAGGAAGCATATACATGTctccaatatattttatgttcgaTTTCATAGTTGCCCTAAAGAGGCAATACGTCCAGATGACGACTATACCAAAGAGAATTATAAGTTACAGGCCGAAAAGTTACGCAATAACGAGTCGTCAGCGAAGTTTTAAACGTCAAACGACTACAGAAATCAAATGTGGAAAgtgtaaaaaagaaatttgtgCATTACACAGAAAAGGAAATTGTGTAGAGTGTTTGAAATCAATTGACGATGTTAAACATGACATGATTAAGCAATAA
- the LOC109600236 gene encoding seipin isoform X3: MFGLLSSLVTFVKLGPRQFIRQKVKLPFIKFIHDTVNVYKSRTKAGVNNIRDILFRGIVIATITAVLVWLSIFMYVAFYYVYVPTISHERPVHLKFKSCSEMTRCDPHKDVCSYPSAHVALTKRQQLLMSGQPYQIHLDLEMPESPKNRDLGMFMVCADFRSGDGELIASSCRSTMLHYRGVLLDTIYKLIFSPLYVLGTAEEKQHIVVELFSDFEDKELQPVTDIYIEVQSKKIEIYSAKFLLNANFAGLRYVMFNWSGLSAVIGITANLFFIALVCLLSWYQIINSEEYLNFLRKNDNTNSETVTKDSFDESSNDSGDDYVIDGNVRRRKMNEEDSDVFDVSRHR; encoded by the exons ATGTTCGGTTTATTGTCATCGTTAGTGACGTTCGTCAAATTGGGGCCCAGACAATTCATTCGTCAAAAGGTGAAACTGCCCTTCATTAAGTTTATCCATGACACAGTTAACGTTTATAAATCAAGAACAAAAGCTGgggtaaataatataagggatattttatttaggggTATTGTCATCGCTACTATCACAGCGGTGCTAGTGTGGCtatctatatttatgtatgtgGCCTTTTATTATGTGTATGTTCCTACAATATCTCACGAAAGACCAGTGCACTTGAAATTCAA ATCTTGTTCTGAAATGACTAGGTGTGATCCACATAAAGATGTGTGTAGTTATCCCTCGGCACATGTTGCACTGACAAAGCGGCAACAACTTCTAATGTCAGGCCAGCCCTATCAAATCCACTTGGATTTGGAAATGCCTGAGTCACCCAAAAATAGAGACTTAG gcATGTTTATGGTTTGTGCTGACTTTAGAAGTGGTGATGGTGAATTAATAGCAAGCTCGTGTAGATCAACTATGCTACATTATCGAGGAGTTTTGCTTGACaccatatataaattaatatttagtccCCTCTATGTATTAGGAACAGCCGAAGAAAAGCAACATATTGTTGTTGAGCTGTTTTCTGATTTTGAGGATAAGGAG ttacAACCAGTAACAGATATATACATAGAGGTGCAATCGAAAAAGATTGAAATATATTCAGCGAAATTTCTACTCAATGCAAACTTCGCTGGTCTTAGATATGTTATGTTCAATTGGTCTGGTCTCTCTGCTGTAATAG gtATAACTGCCAATTTGTTCTTCATCGCTCTGGTCTGCCTTCTTAGTTggtatcaaattattaattccgaGGAGTACCTAAATTTCCTGAGAAAGAATGATAATACAAATTCTGAAACAGTTACCAAAGAca GTTTTGATGAATCATCGAATGATTCAGGAGATGATTACGTGATTGATGGAAACGTAAGGCGTAGAAAGATGAACGAAGAAGATAGTGATGTTTTTGATGTCTCAAGGCATCGCTAG
- the LOC109600225 gene encoding SPRY domain-containing SOCS box protein 3 isoform X2: MTFEMPVDNSNTNKFCRENCIERITNGILLCRCGEDRNHFEWKFQRPESALNVVLSNNDKDVLFHPERSEGTAVVKGGKPFERDKHYYWEVKIVSPLYGSDVMVGIGTGRINYQNLMGNFCSFLGLDAESWGYSYRGTVQHDQEKRNYGISFGIGCLVGVYLDMWKGSLEYYVNRRPRGVAFENLRKHSTLYPMLSSTAAESLIRS; the protein is encoded by the exons ATGACCTTCGAGATGCCCGTAGATAATTCCAACACCAACAAATTTTGTAGGGAGAATTGCATTGAAAGAATCACGAATGGTATTTTGTTGTGTAGATGTGGCGAGGATAGGAATCACTTTGAATGGAAGTTCCAAAGGCCAGAGTCCGCGTTGAATGTTGTGCTGTCGAATAATGATAAAGACGTGCTCTTCCATCCGGAGAGAAGTGAAGGCACCGCCGTGGTGAAAGGCGGCAAACCTTTCGAAAGGGATAAACATTACTATTGGGAAGTTAAGATAGTGTCCCCTCTTTATGGTTCGGATGTTATGGTTGGCATAGGGACGGGACGAATCAATTATCAGAATTTGATGGGCAACTTCTGCAGCTTCCTTGGTTTGGATGCGGAATCGTGGGGCTATTCTTACCGAGGTACCGTTCAACACGATCAGGAGAAGCGGAACTATGGAATTTCGTTCGGGATTGGGTGTCTTGTGGGTGTGTACTTGGACATGTGGAAAGGGAGTCTTGAATATTACGTCAACAGACGTCCTCGTGGTGTTGCTTTTGAAAACCTAAGAAAACATTCAACATTGTATCCAATGTTGAGCTCTACCGCAGCGGAGTCGTTGATCAG GTCGTGA
- the LOC109600236 gene encoding seipin isoform X2 produces the protein MFGLLSSLVTFVKLGPRQFIRQKVKLPFIKFIHDTVNVYKSRTKAGVNNIRDILFRGIVIATITAVLVWLSIFMYVAFYYVYVPTISHERPVHLKFKCDPHKDVCSYPSAHVALTKRQQLLMSGQPYQIHLDLEMPESPKNRDLGMFMVCADFRSGDGELIASSCRSTMLHYRGVLLDTIYKLIFSPLYVLGTAEEKQHIVVELFSDFEDKELQPVTDIYIEVQSKKIEIYSAKFLLNANFAGLRYVMFNWSGLSAVIGITANLFFIALVCLLSWYQIINSEEYLNFLRKNDNTNSETVTKDTIDEHLGEEEENGYSMLAYIGSIYMSPIYFMFDFIVALKRQYVQMTTIPKRIISYRPKSYAITSRQRSFKRQTTTEIKCGKCKKEICALHRKGNCVECLKSIDDVKHDMIKQ, from the exons ATGTTCGGTTTATTGTCATCGTTAGTGACGTTCGTCAAATTGGGGCCCAGACAATTCATTCGTCAAAAGGTGAAACTGCCCTTCATTAAGTTTATCCATGACACAGTTAACGTTTATAAATCAAGAACAAAAGCTGgggtaaataatataagggatattttatttaggggTATTGTCATCGCTACTATCACAGCGGTGCTAGTGTGGCtatctatatttatgtatgtgGCCTTTTATTATGTGTATGTTCCTACAATATCTCACGAAAGACCAGTGCACTTGAAATTCAA GTGTGATCCACATAAAGATGTGTGTAGTTATCCCTCGGCACATGTTGCACTGACAAAGCGGCAACAACTTCTAATGTCAGGCCAGCCCTATCAAATCCACTTGGATTTGGAAATGCCTGAGTCACCCAAAAATAGAGACTTAG gcATGTTTATGGTTTGTGCTGACTTTAGAAGTGGTGATGGTGAATTAATAGCAAGCTCGTGTAGATCAACTATGCTACATTATCGAGGAGTTTTGCTTGACaccatatataaattaatatttagtccCCTCTATGTATTAGGAACAGCCGAAGAAAAGCAACATATTGTTGTTGAGCTGTTTTCTGATTTTGAGGATAAGGAG ttacAACCAGTAACAGATATATACATAGAGGTGCAATCGAAAAAGATTGAAATATATTCAGCGAAATTTCTACTCAATGCAAACTTCGCTGGTCTTAGATATGTTATGTTCAATTGGTCTGGTCTCTCTGCTGTAATAG gtATAACTGCCAATTTGTTCTTCATCGCTCTGGTCTGCCTTCTTAGTTggtatcaaattattaattccgaGGAGTACCTAAATTTCCTGAGAAAGAATGATAATACAAATTCTGAAACAGTTACCAAAGAca caATAGACGAACATCTTGGAGAGGAGGAGGAAAATGGTTACTCCATGTTGGCTTACATAGGAAGCATATACATGTctccaatatattttatgttcgaTTTCATAGTTGCCCTAAAGAGGCAATACGTCCAGATGACGACTATACCAAAGAGAATTATAAGTTACAGGCCGAAAAGTTACGCAATAACGAGTCGTCAGCGAAGTTTTAAACGTCAAACGACTACAGAAATCAAATGTGGAAAgtgtaaaaaagaaatttgtgCATTACACAGAAAAGGAAATTGTGTAGAGTGTTTGAAATCAATTGACGATGTTAAACATGACATGATTAAGCAATAA
- the LOC109600236 gene encoding seipin isoform X4, producing the protein MFGLLSSLVTFVKLGPRQFIRQKVKLPFIKFIHDTVNVYKSRTKAGVNNIRDILFRGIVIATITAVLVWLSIFMYVAFYYVYVPTISHERPVHLKFKSCSEMTRCDPHKDVCSYPSAHVALTKRQQLLMSGQPYQIHLDLEMPESPKNRDLGMFMVCADFRSGDGELIASSCRSTMLHYRGVLLDTIYKLIFSPLYVLGTAEEKQHIVVELFSDFEDKELQPVTDIYIEVQSKKIEIYSAKFLLNANFAGLRYVMFNWSGLSAVIGITANLFFIALVCLLSWYQIINSEEYLNFLRKNDNTNSETVTKDNSG; encoded by the exons ATGTTCGGTTTATTGTCATCGTTAGTGACGTTCGTCAAATTGGGGCCCAGACAATTCATTCGTCAAAAGGTGAAACTGCCCTTCATTAAGTTTATCCATGACACAGTTAACGTTTATAAATCAAGAACAAAAGCTGgggtaaataatataagggatattttatttaggggTATTGTCATCGCTACTATCACAGCGGTGCTAGTGTGGCtatctatatttatgtatgtgGCCTTTTATTATGTGTATGTTCCTACAATATCTCACGAAAGACCAGTGCACTTGAAATTCAA ATCTTGTTCTGAAATGACTAGGTGTGATCCACATAAAGATGTGTGTAGTTATCCCTCGGCACATGTTGCACTGACAAAGCGGCAACAACTTCTAATGTCAGGCCAGCCCTATCAAATCCACTTGGATTTGGAAATGCCTGAGTCACCCAAAAATAGAGACTTAG gcATGTTTATGGTTTGTGCTGACTTTAGAAGTGGTGATGGTGAATTAATAGCAAGCTCGTGTAGATCAACTATGCTACATTATCGAGGAGTTTTGCTTGACaccatatataaattaatatttagtccCCTCTATGTATTAGGAACAGCCGAAGAAAAGCAACATATTGTTGTTGAGCTGTTTTCTGATTTTGAGGATAAGGAG ttacAACCAGTAACAGATATATACATAGAGGTGCAATCGAAAAAGATTGAAATATATTCAGCGAAATTTCTACTCAATGCAAACTTCGCTGGTCTTAGATATGTTATGTTCAATTGGTCTGGTCTCTCTGCTGTAATAG gtATAACTGCCAATTTGTTCTTCATCGCTCTGGTCTGCCTTCTTAGTTggtatcaaattattaattccgaGGAGTACCTAAATTTCCTGAGAAAGAATGATAATACAAATTCTGAAACAGTTACCAAAGAca atagTGGCTAA